In Paludibaculum fermentans, the genomic stretch TGGCCTACTTCGAGGGCCTCTCCCAAACCGAGATCGCTGAACGCATCAGCCAGCCCCTGGGCACTGTCAAAACCTGGCTGCGCACCGGCCTCAAGCTCCTGCGCGATGAACTCGACGCGAAGGTGCCCGCATGAACTGCGACAAGTACATCGAGGAGTTTGAACTCTACGCGCTGGGGCTGCTCGAACCCGCCGAGCAGTCCGAACTCGGCGCCCACCTCAACACCGGCTGCGAAACCTGCCAGGCCCGCCTCCGCCGCGCCCTGGCGCTGAACTCCATGATTATGCGAAGCGTCGAAGAACTCGCGCCGCGCCGCGGCCTGCGCGGCGCGGTCATCCGCACCCTTACAGGCCGCGATCAGTCGCCCGCCTGGACCTTCCTCTGGGCCGGGCTCGCTGCCGGACTGTTGCTCCTGACGGTTTGGATGGGCAACCAGAACCACGAACAGAAGACCCTGCTGGCCGACGCCCGCCATCAGCTTGAATCGCAAAGGGTTCGCTCCGCCCGCATCCAGCAGGCCCTGGCGGTTCTAGGGGATCCCGGCACGCGCCTCGCGACAGCGGGCCGCGAAGAGGTCAAACCCCGCGCAACCTACTTCCTCAACCCGAAACGCGGTGTAGTCATGATCGGCGCCAACCTGGCGGGCCTCGATCCCGCGCATGTCTATCAGATGTGGATCATCCCCAAGGGCCAGAATCCGAAGCCCGCCGGCCTGTTCCGGCCTGACGAAGCGGGCAACGCCGTGCACCTGTTCGAGACCCAGCTTCCACCCGGAAGTACGGCAGCGCTGGCACTTAGCGTGGAACCAGAAGCCGGTTCAGCCGCCCCCACCACCACACCCATGCTCGTCGCTCCTGTGACGGGTGACTAAGCGGGAAGGGCGGGCCGCCGCAGCCCCCTGCGGTGCGCCCGCCATACCAGAATCGACGTGACCCAATAGTTCCAGACAGAGGAGAGGGTAACCCCGGTCAGGCCAGACAGCCAAAGCGGGAACCCCTTCTCCCTCAGGCTGTTGGCGATGCCCAGATTCACCACCAGGCCGATCAGGCAGGCCAGGTAGAACAGCACCAGGCCCACGATCAACCCCGCGCCCTGCAGCCTTCTCGATCGAAACGTCAAAGCGTTGTTCAGGAAGAAGTTCACCGCAATCACGAGCGACGAGGACCAGATGAACGCCTGCGAGAACTCGATGCCAAAGCGCAGCAGCAGGAAGATGATGGCCAGATTGACCAGGACGCCGAACGCACCCACCACCCCGAAGATCAAATAGGTCACCGGCACATAAGCGCCAACCCATTTATCCAGCAGCAGGCGCAGGTACTCCAGGCTGACGATGATGTTCAGCTTGCTCTCGCCGCGCTCCCTCAGCCGGAAAGTGTAACCCACCTCACCCAGCTTCACCGGGCGGCGGGCACTGGCCAGCAAGTCC encodes the following:
- a CDS encoding anti-sigma factor domain-containing protein — protein: MNCDKYIEEFELYALGLLEPAEQSELGAHLNTGCETCQARLRRALALNSMIMRSVEELAPRRGLRGAVIRTLTGRDQSPAWTFLWAGLAAGLLLLTVWMGNQNHEQKTLLADARHQLESQRVRSARIQQALAVLGDPGTRLATAGREEVKPRATYFLNPKRGVVMIGANLAGLDPAHVYQMWIIPKGQNPKPAGLFRPDEAGNAVHLFETQLPPGSTAALALSVEPEAGSAAPTTTPMLVAPVTGD
- a CDS encoding glycosyltransferase: MAELAVIVPTFNEKANVLPLIEAVDRALAGIEYEIVFVDDDSLDGTSEHVRAVAQANPRVRILQRINRKGLASAVIEGMMSTSAPYLAVIDGDMQHDERVLPQMLAKLKQQQLDIVVGSRHVEGGGMGDFSKSRVLLSNAGKALSRSISKTPVSDPMSGFFLLDRRFLDDVVRELSSTGFKILLDLLASARRPVKLGEVGYTFRLRERGESKLNIIVSLEYLRLLLDKWVGAYVPVTYLIFGVVGAFGVLVNLAIIFLLLRFGIEFSQAFIWSSSLVIAVNFFLNNALTFRSRRLQGAGLIVGLVLFYLACLIGLVVNLGIANSLREKGFPLWLSGLTGVTLSSVWNYWVTSILVWRAHRRGLRRPALPA